In Bacteroidota bacterium, the sequence AAAAGGAACTGGGAGATCTGATGCTTCACCTTGTGTTTTATGCCAGGATCGGTTCGGAACAAAATGCTTTTGATATCACGGATGTTCTGGAATATATCAGTGAAAAACTTATTGCCCGGCATCCGCATATTTATGGGGATGTTGCCGTTAACAGTGCTGAGGAAGTAAAAGAAAACTGGGAAAAGATAAAGATCAACAATGAAGGCCGGACTTCGGTTTTGGGTGGGGTTCCAAAGTCGTTACCGCCTCTTGTAAAAGCAGTAAGAATTCAGGAAAAGGCCAGGGGTGTGGGTTTTGATTGGGATGAACCCGGACAGGTTTGGGAAAAGGTTTTGGAAGAACTTGGTGAATTGAAAAAGGAAGTTGATTCCGGTGGATCGGTGGAGAAAATTGAAAATGAGTTTGGTGACCTTTTATTTGCTCTGGTTAATTATTCAAGATTTATCGATGTTAACCCCGAAGATGCTCTGGAAAGGACAAACAGGAAGTTTATCCGCCGTTTCC encodes:
- the mazG gene encoding nucleoside triphosphate pyrophosphohydrolase; protein product: MDKRLEAFGRLLTIMDELRTQCPWDRKQTLESLRYLTIEETYELSDAILEKDLDGIKKELGDLMLHLVFYARIGSEQNAFDITDVLEYISEKLIARHPHIYGDVAVNSAEEVKENWEKIKINNEGRTSVLGGVPKSLPPLVKAVRIQEKARGVGFDWDEPGQVWEKVLEELGELKKEVDSGGSVEKIENEFGDLLFALVNYSRFIDVNPEDALERTNRKFIRRFQYLEEKVRESDRNLFDMKLSEMDEIWNEAKNKGL